A single window of Ictalurus punctatus breed USDA103 chromosome 27, Coco_2.0, whole genome shotgun sequence DNA harbors:
- the LOC108259101 gene encoding uncharacterized protein LOC108259101 isoform X2, translated as MALQCFVLLVIFLSKCLGHTEFIYTAKDEVKLFCDTNKWETNTESDNRIDVNCTVECVHGEALKLNNTQNSCKNKDSFKVGEKCSLIASSGFYRCVTALDSGFLFPFKPSPNTVTSYIVATANEEMTNKSEERSSVELTEGEDVLLNCSVIFTEQYDNKNFVVYWIKTIGKNSTCVYSYDYDLYTRIRYNPHCNVQEERLYTLSNQTEDKITHNIRISNVTDSDAGQYLCALQVHTHNKTKGKWKIINNITVSVHKDKGPEIAGNNAALIVCVTIPILLALAIATVWFIWKKIKTSPGSQAIELQRNQNADDTEEKADIECPYAVGCGEEEIKFRSQGDTLKQEGHEESRALYSVMKLNDLYEPGV; from the exons ATGGCGTTGCAGTGTTTTGTCCTCCTGGTCATTTTCCTTAGTAAATGCCTTG GACATACTGAATTCATTTATACAGCAAAGGATGAAGTAAAATTGTTTTGCGACACCAACAAATGGGAAACAAACACAGAGTCTGACAACAGAATTGATGTGAATTGCACAGTGGAGTGTGTTCATGGTGAAGCACTCAAACTTAATAATACCCAGAATTCCTGCAAAaataaagattcgttcaaagtTGGTGAAAAATGTTCGCTAATAGCGAGCAGTGGATTTTATCGATGTGTTACTGCTCTGGATTCTGGTTTCTTATTTCCATTCAAACCGTCTCCCAACACTGTCACGTCGTACATAGTCGCCACTGCAAATGAAGAAA TGACAAACAAGTCTGAGGAAAGATCTTCAGTCGAGCTAACTGAAGGTGAAGATGTACTTTTAAACTGCAGTGTCATCTTTACAGAACAATATGACAACAAGAACTTTGTAGTGTACTGGATCAAGACCATTGGAAAGAACAGTACCTGTGTGTATTCTTATGATTATGACTTATATACTCGTATAAGATACAATCCCCACTGCAATGTGCAAGAAGAACGGCTTTACACACTCTCAAACCAAACTGAAGACAAAATCACCCATAACATCAGGATCAGTAACGTAACAGACTCAGATGCTGGACAATATCTTTGTGCCTTACAAGTGCACAcacataataaaacaaaaggaaagTGGAAGATCATAAATAATATTACAGTCAGTGTACATAAAGACAAAGGACCTGAAATAGCTGGAAACAACGCTG CTCTCATCGTCTGTGTTACAATTCCCATATTACTGGCTCTTGCTATAGCTACTGTGTGGTTTATCTGGAAAAAGATTAAAACCTCACCAG gatcTCAGGCGATAGAACTACAGAG AAACCAAAATGCGGATGATACGGAAGAAAAAGCCGATATAGAAT GTCCGTATGCAGTGGGATGTGGAGAGGAGGAGATTAAGTTTAGATCCCAAGGGGATACATTAAAGCAGGAAGGCCACGAAGAATCCAGAGCACTCTATTCAGTCATGAAGCTGAATGATTTGTATGAACCCGGGGTATGA
- the LOC108259101 gene encoding uncharacterized protein LOC108259101 isoform X3: MALQCFVLLVIFLSKCLGHTEFIYTAKDEVKLFCDTNKWETNTESDNRIDVNCTVECVHGEALKLNNTQNSCKNKDSFKVGEKCSLIASSGFYRCVTALDSGFLFPFKPSPNTVTSYIVATANEEMTNKSEERSSVELTEGEDVLLNCSVIFTEQYDNKNFVVYWIKTIGKNSTCVYSYDYDLYTRIRYNPHCNVQEERLYTLSNQTEDKITHNIRISNVTDSDAGQYLCALQVHTHNKTKGKWKIINNITVSVHKDKGPEIAGNNAESLIRLCVTLPVILGIPAALMVVYLWKKMKISPRSQAMELQTIQH; encoded by the exons ATGGCGTTGCAGTGTTTTGTCCTCCTGGTCATTTTCCTTAGTAAATGCCTTG GACATACTGAATTCATTTATACAGCAAAGGATGAAGTAAAATTGTTTTGCGACACCAACAAATGGGAAACAAACACAGAGTCTGACAACAGAATTGATGTGAATTGCACAGTGGAGTGTGTTCATGGTGAAGCACTCAAACTTAATAATACCCAGAATTCCTGCAAAaataaagattcgttcaaagtTGGTGAAAAATGTTCGCTAATAGCGAGCAGTGGATTTTATCGATGTGTTACTGCTCTGGATTCTGGTTTCTTATTTCCATTCAAACCGTCTCCCAACACTGTCACGTCGTACATAGTCGCCACTGCAAATGAAGAAA TGACAAACAAGTCTGAGGAAAGATCTTCAGTCGAGCTAACTGAAGGTGAAGATGTACTTTTAAACTGCAGTGTCATCTTTACAGAACAATATGACAACAAGAACTTTGTAGTGTACTGGATCAAGACCATTGGAAAGAACAGTACCTGTGTGTATTCTTATGATTATGACTTATATACTCGTATAAGATACAATCCCCACTGCAATGTGCAAGAAGAACGGCTTTACACACTCTCAAACCAAACTGAAGACAAAATCACCCATAACATCAGGATCAGTAACGTAACAGACTCAGATGCTGGACAATATCTTTGTGCCTTACAAGTGCACAcacataataaaacaaaaggaaagTGGAAGATCATAAATAATATTACAGTCAGTGTACATAAAGACAAAGGACCTGAAATAGCTGGAAACAACGCTG AGTCTCTGATCCGcttgtgtgttacactgccagTAATACTGGGTATTCCGGCAGCTCTTATGGTGGTATATTTATGGAAAAAGATGAAAATTTCACCAA gaTCTCAGGCTATGGAACTGCAAAC AATCCAACATTGA
- the LOC108259101 gene encoding uncharacterized protein LOC108259101 isoform X1, producing the protein MALQCFVLLVIFLSKCLGHTEFIYTAKDEVKLFCDTNKWETNTESDNRIDVNCTVECVHGEALKLNNTQNSCKNKDSFKVGEKCSLIASSGFYRCVTALDSGFLFPFKPSPNTVTSYIVATANEEMTNKSEERSSVELTEGEDVLLNCSVIFTEQYDNKNFVVYWIKTIGKNSTCVYSYDYDLYTRIRYNPHCNVQEERLYTLSNQTEDKITHNIRISNVTDSDAGQYLCALQVHTHNKTKGKWKIINNITVSVHKDKGPEIAGNNADLNPKDPIPKDKASENTGNSTALIVCVTIPILLALAIATVWFIWKKIKTSPGSQAIELQRNQNADDTEEKADIECPYAVGCGEEEIKFRSQGDTLKQEGHEESRALYSVMKLNDLYEPGV; encoded by the exons ATGGCGTTGCAGTGTTTTGTCCTCCTGGTCATTTTCCTTAGTAAATGCCTTG GACATACTGAATTCATTTATACAGCAAAGGATGAAGTAAAATTGTTTTGCGACACCAACAAATGGGAAACAAACACAGAGTCTGACAACAGAATTGATGTGAATTGCACAGTGGAGTGTGTTCATGGTGAAGCACTCAAACTTAATAATACCCAGAATTCCTGCAAAaataaagattcgttcaaagtTGGTGAAAAATGTTCGCTAATAGCGAGCAGTGGATTTTATCGATGTGTTACTGCTCTGGATTCTGGTTTCTTATTTCCATTCAAACCGTCTCCCAACACTGTCACGTCGTACATAGTCGCCACTGCAAATGAAGAAA TGACAAACAAGTCTGAGGAAAGATCTTCAGTCGAGCTAACTGAAGGTGAAGATGTACTTTTAAACTGCAGTGTCATCTTTACAGAACAATATGACAACAAGAACTTTGTAGTGTACTGGATCAAGACCATTGGAAAGAACAGTACCTGTGTGTATTCTTATGATTATGACTTATATACTCGTATAAGATACAATCCCCACTGCAATGTGCAAGAAGAACGGCTTTACACACTCTCAAACCAAACTGAAGACAAAATCACCCATAACATCAGGATCAGTAACGTAACAGACTCAGATGCTGGACAATATCTTTGTGCCTTACAAGTGCACAcacataataaaacaaaaggaaagTGGAAGATCATAAATAATATTACAGTCAGTGTACATAAAGACAAAGGACCTGAAATAGCTGGAAACAACGCTG ACCTCAACCCTAAAGATCCCATTCCTAAAGACAAAGCATCTGAAAACACTGGAAACAGCACTG CTCTCATCGTCTGTGTTACAATTCCCATATTACTGGCTCTTGCTATAGCTACTGTGTGGTTTATCTGGAAAAAGATTAAAACCTCACCAG gatcTCAGGCGATAGAACTACAGAG AAACCAAAATGCGGATGATACGGAAGAAAAAGCCGATATAGAAT GTCCGTATGCAGTGGGATGTGGAGAGGAGGAGATTAAGTTTAGATCCCAAGGGGATACATTAAAGCAGGAAGGCCACGAAGAATCCAGAGCACTCTATTCAGTCATGAAGCTGAATGATTTGTATGAACCCGGGGTATGA